CTCTAAACCAATCACAGCCCAAGCCTCAAGATTTTCCCCAAATACTCTCTCCAATTGACCGTAACGCTCCTTTGTTCTCGCTGAATGCTGAAAATGTGGAGGACGATATCACAGGCTGGACATCAGAGGAGGATTTCTCATTATCTTCAGCCATTTCTGCCATTCTCAAAGATCTGGACACCATCATCGATGGGCCGTCTCAACGTTCTCCGCTCGGATCCATTGAGAATTTACCTGGATGTTCAGGTTTGAGGGCTGAAAAATCATACTGCAGAACAGAGCCTGTGTGTGCTAGTCAAGACGTGTCTTTAGATAAACTACTTATGGACATGGACGCATCCGTGTTTGAGCCTGAAGTGAATCTCCTGCAAGGTTTTTCTGATGATTTAGTGAAGTATCTACCATCGCTGGCTAAATCTCCATCAGCTTCTTCATCTGTGGTTTCTCCAGGTCAGGCCACGTGGGAAATCCAGGAGATCGAGCATGTTATGGACTTCCTGATGCGGACGTACCCTTGAAAATGATTTTTATGATTGGTTgagttatttaaatgttttttacggAGGTcttagacatctaaacgtagatggcttggctaaagcaaggctaaatttggacAGTACTGTCAGTAAAAATTTAAGACATCTAATAGAAAGTCTAATAGACAGaaaagcccaaaactagactagtcaacaaatacagattagacagacttcacatatgtagttgttcatatttttgtatttgctgactagtctagttttgggcttttatttgatgtctaatagatgttcaCTGCCAgatcaaatttagccttgttttaacgAAGCCGTCTACAGTATGTCTAGACATCTATTAGGCTtcttacccagcaagcattttttgtttttaaaagaagtctaatagatgtctaatagacatctaaacatagacggcTTTGTTAAAACAAGGCTTAATTTGAGCTGTCAgtaaacatctaatagacatcgaataaaagcccaaaactagactaatcaTCAAGTACAAACATAGAAAATAACTACAAATgggaagtctgtctaatctgtatttgctgactagtctagttttggtctttttttcgatgtctattagatgttcactgacagctcaaatttagccttgttttaacgAAGCCATCTACAGTATGTCTAGACATCTATTAAGCTtcttacccagcaagcattttttgtttttaaaagaagtctaatgtatgtctaatagacatctaaacatagacggctttgttaaaacaaggctaaatttgagctgtcagtgaacatctaatagacatcgaataaaagtccaaaactagactaatcaacaaatacaaacaaattaatcacTACAAATGGGAAGTCTGTCTAATCGGTATCtgttgactagtctagttttggtctttctaagatgtctattagatgttcactgacagctcaaatttagccttgttttaatgaagccatttatttttagatgtatATTAGATATCTATCAGACTTATAAAAAAAGGGCTTCTTTTGGAAGCACAATGGGTTGTTGAGGAATAACTGgttacccagcaagcatttttgtttttaaaagaagtctaatagatgtcttatAGATGTCTAAACGTAGATGGCTTAGATAAAACGTcaggctgtcagtgaacatctaatagacatcgaacaaaactacactgaaaaaaattcggggttccacacaattccttcatgttgtcccaacaaaaatcgattaagttaattgtttttagaaatttaagttgattgaacataagtCAATTAATTTATCGcacaaaaaacctcaagaattatTTTGATTCAGCTcgttataaataaatagtttgaacaagcagcaaaaatattgttttgagtgtagactagtcatcaaatatcTAATATCTGTCTGATCTGTATTTggtgactagtctagttttggtcttttcttaaatgtctattagatgttcactaACAGCTCAGATTTAGCCTTGCTTTAATGAAGCCGTTTATGTTCAGACgtatattagacatctattagacctcttttaaaaacaaaagggCTTATTTTAAACGTACAATGGCTTGTTAAGGAATAACTGgttacccagcaagcattttttgtttttaaaagaagtctaatagacgtctaaacatagacagctttgttaaaacaagactaaatttaaGCTGTtagtgaacatctaatagacatcgaAGAAAAGCCCAAATCTAGATTAGCCTACtaatgtgaagtctgtctaatctgtatttgacgactagtctagttttggtcttttcttagatgtctattagattttcactgacagcccaaatttagcctcgcTTTAGCTAAGccatctatgtttagatgtctattagacgttttGACACAAAATTGCTTGATGGGTATGATCTATAACCTCATGTCTATCGATTTGTGCAAAGTGACTGATCTTTAAACTGATAATTAatgcaaaaatgaaagttctgtcatcatttattcatcttctgcttgttccaagcctgtttgactttctttcttctgttgaacacaattttGATCTTATTATGCATGCCAACGGATGCTCTttctcaacattcttcaaaatatcttgttttgtgttcaacagaagaaatacataagttactgaggtaaagttggtgttatatttgcacatttagaCATTCTccttataaataaaaagtattgtttgcaaattttagatagggaaatcatattagcaaccaatgactatcaaagtataaCATTGTTTactgtcaaataaacagtgctaatgaTGTTTTGAAGTTATATTTACATGCCATTTTGGACCAAATActcaaagtagcgtggtaaacaatattggAAGAGCGTCACAaattgtcactgaacaaatgtgtgaatatgaaCCAACTTTCCTTCTTGAGTTTGAGTAAATGTGACAGATTTTTTGGTGTAAACAACTATCGTCCTTTACACAAGTGTTGTGAAGCGAGTCCTTTAAAAAAATGCCGTTTCACTATATTATTCTCTAAGATATGCACTTTTCATTTATTCAGAGTcttacattttataatgcataCTTTGGTGTATCATTCGCAGGTTGCCTTAAAGAGTATCCCCTCTGGATTAGGTCATTAACATATGAGatatgtgtatgtttttttactttaaaggcaTTATAATGTCTGGTAAATGTATAACATGAATATACTGGTGCTGTTTCAGATGTGTAGATGCCTATGCAACATATTTACTATCGTCAGTATGAAATTATAATGACTTTTTGTGATCTGTTGTATTTTTGTGTACACAAATAAAGAGGTACTTGGTGACATCAAGTGGCTATATGAGGCAGTGCTACTGTGTTTTCAGTCTAGAGCACTGATCATCAACTGGCGGCCCACAGACCGAATCCGGCCCACTGAGCCGTTCAATCCGGCCCGCGACTGAATTCCAAAACTGTGAGGATCAAAAACAGAATAGTGGTCCACATTATTGAAGCAACTAAAAATAACAACTGAGTCTCTTGTCAGAATAACCACCATTTTGACTATATTCAGGTTACACTCTGAAATGAGGACATGCTCAGATTGACTATGCAGCGTTTGGCATTTATTGTTTCAAgcaggtttaaaaaaaacttttcctcATGCTCTTACTTAACATTAGTTTTTCAACAGCATGCTTGAAACTAGCAGACTCCTcaggactaaaaaaaaaaaaggagaaaaaacaaTCTGGCACAACTTAAAATAGCATGGTAAAGAAACAGAACCGGTCACAAATAATGTTCACACATTAAAAGAAACgttcagtttataaataaatcacacttaaAACAAAAGGCTTTGGATGAGATGCGTACATCTTGCAAAATGTCTTAAGAGTGACTCCAGGCCGTTGAATTATTTAAAGTAATGCAGAGTCAAGTTGTTTTGCATGATAGCTGCATCACCACCTTGAGTCaattatggacccttttcacatctccgggtttctcagcagtgGAAGTCATCATAGAAAATGGGAAAGTACCACGAATAACtactgttttttaaatgtattttttaaattgaaaataaaatgctCCCATTtcctcaaataataaaagaaacaacagTGTTTCACGACTGTCCaccttttttttgtgaaaacagtTTATGACATCACGTCTTGGAAACTTACGAACAGAAATTAATAACATTCAATGCACAAGAAGTGATTTGTTATTGGCGACAttgtggctcggtggttagcactgtcgcctcacagcaagaaggtcgctggtttgagtcccggctgggtcagttggcatttctatgtggagtttgcatgctgtgttggcgtgggtttcctccaggtgctttggtttccccacagtccaaacacatccgttataggtgaatttaataaattaaattggtcgtaatgtatgtgtgtgaatgggtgtgtatgggtgtttcccagtattgggttgcagctggaagggcatccgctgtgtaaaacatgtgctggataagttggtggttcattccactgtgttttacacagcagatacccttccagccgcaaccagtcaccgggaaacatccatacactcattcacactcatacactatacagataatttagcttacccaattcacctattgaccttattcttcaatggggaagtgcgcgcgtttttgcgattgtttttgaacttccgcttcagttgcctatgggagaaatgactaggaataataaacggcagaaaacggtcaaactatttactctacaaacaagtgtttgcatgacaatacagacaaagtacaataatataataagaaaatatcagtttgcaacaccaagcagcaaaacgagctgtgtttaacgtctaaaaaataatggaagtgaatgagaccggaagtctcgagccaaaatgattcaaatggctgcgcccgcttaTACGCGGAGACTAAGGTgaatagcgcatgtttttggacttttgggggaaaacggagcaccccgagggaaatccacacgaacactgggagaacgttcaaactccacacagaaatgccaactgacccagccgaggttcgaacctgCCACTTTGTTGCTGTTAGGTGACCGTGCCATCACGTCgcggaaaatgaattaatgaatgatttgttattttgaaaatgataataaaaaaaattaacattttttaattatcagTCAATTCTTTATGCACAAATGCACTTTCAAAATCTCAGGTTTTTGTTAACGAACTTATTCGCAATGAAGTCTCTCAAAGCTGTGTAAGTTCTATCTTTCGTAAGTTATTATGAATATGTATTTGGCAtcttcgtttttttgttttgttttttaaattttttatttcgaTTATCTTTGGGTTTTTTTGCGTTTGATGTCCATTTTTCCTGTATTTGTAAATTGCTAATgcacaatacaaaaataataattaaaaaactacaaaaagtcctacatggaacttgtttatttttttatgaaaatgaaaacagTGCAGAGACTCACTCGTTTTCAACCAAACAAATGTGTCAATCCACAATGTACATCTTTATTTGATTTTCTGTGCatgcattctttaaaaaaaaaacttctgacaGTCAATATCAGACAATTCTTTTGTTCCCTGCTATCCAACACTTAATATACAGTTGCAATAATACAAGTAATATTTAATGAACGTACAGTACtacaataaaagacaaaacaaaagtgtcCATCAATGTCGCAGGATTTCCAATGACTCCACAAGTAAAAAAAGGCAGATTATAAAGTGCATCTGAAGCTCTCTACATATCTGGACACCAAAATACAACATTCACTACTTTTGAAAAGCAACTAGTcaattaaagcagtgtttctcaaccaccaaCGCTGCATGGTTTGGATGCCTCCTTTGtaacacccattacaggtctttcagtctctgctaatgagctgatgatctgaatctggCCACCTTGGTTAAAAAGACACGGAAAatttgcagagctggtggtcctccaggaacgtggttgagaaacactgatttaaagtgATCGTGCAATCAAAAACTGAaatcctcaagtggttttaaactgcatttcttaagtctgttgaacacaaaacaagatattaggAAGAATTTGGAgggaaagtaaaaacaaaacatactatTGAATTCGATAGCTGTTTTCTTCCAGTATATCTtccttagtgttcaacagaagaagaaaacttGGATTGGAACAGATGGAGGATGAGTATATGATGaccatttttgagtgaaccatccctTAAACGTCAAATTCACTGACAAATAACAGTTTACTGATCAGTTGGTCCATGCATTTAATAACCTACAAATTACAAATCCTACACAAAATAACACTAAAGAAGAGTCGCGCTTATAATACACGAGCATCATTTCCTTAAGCAAAAGGCACAACATTTAATACAACATCCCGTCAAGCCTTGAAGTTCACAATTGGCAACTTCAAACTGAACAATATTTGGTTCATGAAACTATTTCATCCACCAAGAGACTTTCTAAAAGACAAAAATCATCTGCACCCTCAGAAATAAAGGTCCAAAAcatgtcactggggcagtatatagtgttgtcacgatactggaattcggtaccaatcgatactgaaattaagaacgtccatttcccgctaacattttagtgctgttgagcgcgttcctaaacagcgctgatttactattgtgttcatgtgctcaacagaaatgactgtgattggccatgaaggtcatcagttcactgaactcactgctgtttacagagtgtaaccacagatacagggacactggagcattttaaggCTGTGATTCATCAACGGTTCACTCGTatatcagcttatagacaaacaaGCTTTTGAagcgctccagtgtccctgtatctgtggttacactcacagcggtgagttcagtgaactgatgaccttcacggccaatcacagtcacttCTGTTAAGCACGGGAACACAATAGGAAGTGATTAAAttttagcaggaaatggacgtttttaaaatttcagtatcgattggtaccgaattccagtatcatgacaaccctagcagttccttttcaaaaggtacatttttagtCCTTAAAGATACAtaataatacctaaaaagtacaaacatgtaccttagtgttgtcacgatactggaattcggtaccattcgatactgaaattttaaaaatgtgcatttcctgctaacatttgagcgctgttgagcgcaTTCTTAACCAGCGCTGATTTACTAtggtgttcatgtgctcaacagaaatgactgtgattggccgtgaaggtcaaatgttagcggaaaatggacgtttttaaaatttcagtatcgattggtaccgaattccagtatcctGACAACCCTAGTACCTCATAATaccttagagcagtgtttcccaaccctgttcctggaagcacaccaatagtacatattttggatgtctcccttatctgacccattacctTCAGGTTTTAGaatctcttctaatcttctgatgagttgattcaggtgtgtttgaataggaagaggttaaaaatgtgtactgttggtgtgccttcaggaacagggttgggaaacactgctttagaggtATAAAAGTGAACTTAAAAGGTACTAAAAGTGTCCCATAAAGGTACTGTCGTCCACTTGTATGGTACAAAAgcgtaccaccccagtgacagattttgtacctttatttctgtgtgtgtgaagTAAATGTTTACCTTATTGCACATGTTGGTACTCTACTGTCTGGAGACTAGAGCTGCTGCTAAACTGGAATGTGTTAATGTTTCAAGTCCACATAAATTACAATTCACTGTGTCCTTAAGTGACTGCGGAGAGATGTGGTGTTTTATCTATTTATGGAGTTGTAGGAGACCTGAGAGCTGGGATCCAGAGGCTTAATTGAGGCCTTCTCAGCCTCCGGCGAGTCGTCTTCGGGCCCTGCTTCTATTATTGGCTCTTTATCCTCGTCGTCTTCATCGCAGCTCGGCAGTTGGAAGAAAGCCGTCCAGCCGTGAACATCCGCAAGCTTGTGAAAAGTGCGGAGGACCAGGAACATGACCATCAATCCCACAAACAGGTAGactgaaaaaaagaagagagaaatCATGTAAACAAATATGTGATGTCAATTTTTCTGGTACtcagagggatagttcaccccccaaaaaataaggtactcagtatttactcattctaaacctttatgaatgTCTTTCTATTGTTGAACACAAGACATTCTGAATAATGTTGGGAAAATCAGCCATCGACGATCATAAGCTGCATCTCGAATGGCACACTATGTACTTGTGcgcttacacactcaacagcatagtatatgtatgtattgtcgtcccaaatggagcactaatgtttttttaccaagcagaaattcaaaccgtttccctgatgacgtttgaagGTTGCCGAATcggtgaaataaatgaccaaactatcaaataatacagtcatgagtataaccgcattcaccatcaggaggcgctataatcactctcgtaggagaattttgctttcacaatccaaaataaataaagttatccaacatgtgcacccgatagctccgccccttccgctacgtaagcaaacctgcggtcgttgagtgcgtgaagtgttcaacactccacacttcattttaccgttCATCATCatatgagtgcatcatccgggtaattaaagtgctcttattattttttagagttttcagtgtgaacgcactacttacactatttatactacaaaatggcatagaatagtgcataagtatgcgatttgggacgcagcaatAGTAACACAAAAAGAGGaagtcaattggtgttttttttttcctttgtatTCTTCAGCAAATTTGTTTATGGTTtcatttcaacaattgtactcaATTGTCAAAAACTGACTAAAAAGGAAATAcagaaattcttaaattaaaatcttAACACTGACAAATGATGCAGATAATATCAAGATTTCAGAAACCACCtttgaatattaccagtattgaattcagCAAATgttattaaagttctttgaacatgacttttttaaaataggtgcactcacactaggctatccaaacCATGCCCAGGCGCAtttcctggttcgtttgacaagtgtgagtgctccaaatCGGGCCCTGGCGCGGTTCAGTTGgacggccctggcccggttggaagaggtttGCCAGAGCGTGGCTCGTTTGGGCGTTGGTGCGGTACGTAGTGCAAAGtgcacctgagcccgaaactgaagacgagacgtgacttttaagggactgttttatatggatttattaatcattcttacttttcaatgaacgtgaacgatcatagtttattaaagacacaaacccctcactgcatgtcAGCTGATGCCTTCAGCAAACCTAATTGCTGCAGCACGAGGATTTTTATGATCATTTAGGAGCGTCAAAAGTTGTGAATCTgtttggcaaaatatttgactgcgagtcactgcatcccaaacgactaaaacgatataactacaGCAATATCCACTGTGCCGAGCGAGAGTGCTTCTCttatgttaaactgaacagtcggaTCATCTATGATGCAAGTGTGCTCAGGTTTGGAAGGTAAAGATGCAGTGAGTACAGGCTGTCAGGGAAAAGAGGATGGGGGACAACTGCGCTTcagcatggttcaaggcaaccgtGCCTAGTGAGAGTACGCCCTTactctgacattttttttatgtaaatattaaaagtaaGTGAAATTAAGTAATCTAAGGACTTTCTTAGTGAGACATATGCTGGGgtatgaattacaaaggtgcttgattttaaaattaatggtgctttaaaaagtccttgaatctgctgttcatgaaagcgTGGGAATctgattatatttgtgcatatcaaTTAGATTaatcagttctgaaggcaaatctggagctaatctaacaaaataacttacgatcaTGAAAAAATGTagagcccaaatttatatgtgaaggaaatatattaaataaaagaaaaaagtttttatttctattttgcaatatttcacatGAACTAAAACCTATTGAtgtgtaaatatattaatatatagataTTTCTGTATATGAtcttggcgacacagtggctcagtggttagcactgtcgcctcacagcaaaaaggttgctggttcgagtcccggctggctcagttggcctttgtgtgtggagtttgcatcttctgcccatgttggcgtgggtttcttccacaatccaaagacttgctataggtgaattgaataaactgtctgtagtgtatgtgtgtgaatgagggcgtactcacactgtGTACAGTTTCCTtaaaccgggccaaagcacgcatgtcccccctcccgtctcccccgacagcc
The window above is part of the Danio aesculapii chromosome 18, fDanAes4.1, whole genome shotgun sequence genome. Proteins encoded here:
- the sertad3 gene encoding SERTA domain-containing protein 3, which encodes MVARGQKRKLRREDERGGSAWESQLQSVLDISMDKYQRDQALVEPSLLRSVLINNTLRQVQSEVRAQVDSLSPLNQSQPKPQDFPQILSPIDRNAPLFSLNAENVEDDITGWTSEEDFSLSSAISAILKDLDTIIDGPSQRSPLGSIENLPGCSGLRAEKSYCRTEPVCASQDVSLDKLLMDMDASVFEPEVNLLQGFSDDLVKYLPSLAKSPSASSSVVSPGQATWEIQEIEHVMDFLMRTYP